One genomic window of Marinobacter adhaerens HP15 includes the following:
- the bioF gene encoding 8-amino-7-oxononanoate synthase — MRDFALELEERKQAGLYRTRRHVAGPQRPSLIADGKPLLSFCSNDYLGLANNPANIEALRDALSETGLGGAASHLICGHHDAHHQLELRLAEFTGRSSALFFSTGYMANMGVISALAGRGDTIFSDRLNHASIIDGCILSRARVRRYAHGDVAALEAMLAETSGHKLVVTDGVFSMDGDIAPLAELARVCRFHDTLLVVDDAHGIGVLGPEGRGSVAEAGLSEEDVPVLIGTLGKGVGTSGAFVAGPSLLMDYLVQKARTYIYTTAMPPALAMATISSLDLIERDQGRREHVLGLVSRFRREASAMGYELMPSRTPIQPIMVGDNHDALALSQALEERGLLVSAIRPPTVPAGEARLRVTFSAAHSQANLDCLLTALSDCRHLVQKTDMAV, encoded by the coding sequence GTGCGGGATTTTGCCCTTGAACTCGAAGAGCGGAAACAGGCCGGTCTGTATCGGACGCGTCGGCATGTAGCCGGTCCTCAGAGGCCCTCTCTCATTGCTGACGGCAAACCTTTGTTGTCGTTCTGCAGTAATGATTACCTTGGTCTTGCCAATAACCCTGCCAATATCGAGGCCCTCCGTGATGCGCTTTCCGAAACAGGCCTTGGGGGCGCGGCTTCCCATCTGATTTGTGGTCACCATGATGCCCATCACCAGTTGGAGCTTCGTCTGGCGGAGTTTACCGGACGCAGTTCGGCGCTGTTTTTCTCCACTGGCTACATGGCGAATATGGGCGTTATTTCGGCACTGGCCGGGCGGGGCGATACGATTTTTTCGGATCGGCTGAATCATGCATCCATCATCGACGGCTGTATCCTGAGCCGGGCCAGGGTTCGACGTTATGCCCATGGCGATGTCGCGGCGCTGGAGGCGATGCTGGCGGAGACGTCCGGGCACAAGTTGGTGGTGACCGACGGGGTTTTCAGCATGGACGGCGATATTGCGCCCCTGGCGGAGCTGGCCCGGGTCTGCCGGTTCCACGATACGTTACTGGTGGTTGATGATGCTCACGGAATTGGCGTACTCGGACCTGAAGGGCGGGGCAGCGTCGCTGAAGCGGGGTTGTCCGAAGAGGATGTCCCCGTGTTGATCGGCACCCTGGGCAAGGGGGTCGGAACCAGTGGCGCATTCGTGGCCGGGCCATCGCTGCTGATGGATTATCTGGTTCAGAAAGCCAGAACCTATATCTATACGACGGCGATGCCGCCGGCTCTTGCCATGGCAACCATTTCGAGTCTGGATCTTATTGAGCGGGATCAGGGGCGCCGCGAGCATGTATTGGGTCTGGTTTCGCGGTTTCGTCGGGAAGCCTCGGCCATGGGGTATGAATTGATGCCTTCACGTACTCCGATCCAGCCGATTATGGTTGGCGACAATCACGACGCGCTGGCGCTCAGTCAGGCATTGGAGGAGCGCGGTTTGCTGGTCTCGGCCATTCGCCCGCCGACGGTTCCCGCGGGGGAGGCGCGTTTGCGGGTTACGTTCAGTGCCGCTCATTCCCAGGCGAACCTGGATTGTCTGTTGACCGCGCTGTCAGACTGCCGGCATCTGGTTCAAAAAACGGACATGGCGGTATGA
- the bioC gene encoding malonyl-ACP O-methyltransferase BioC codes for MGVMSISTNQIARGISDTRKSDIARGFGIASGTYESASRLQRFMGNTMLQKFEFRESQDHDLTLLDLGCGTGWFTRKFADFGQIESLSGVDLSPGMLEQARKNGHAGISWIVGDAEHLPLPDSSVDVIFSNLMIQWCDDPGAVLRECRRILRPGGDLMVSTLLDGTLRELKSAWQAADPGHQHVNRFETDLALQAKVRAELPDAVVEERTISLPYESPMALAGELRHLGAGFRGAGRRRAATAPGRMREMCRQYPKEPDGTIMASYEAAWVYWQKP; via the coding sequence ATGGGCGTTATGAGCATCTCGACCAACCAGATAGCCCGGGGCATTTCCGACACTCGCAAGTCTGATATTGCCCGGGGCTTTGGCATTGCCAGTGGCACCTATGAAAGTGCCTCAAGACTGCAGCGCTTCATGGGCAATACCATGCTGCAGAAGTTCGAGTTCCGGGAAAGTCAGGATCATGATCTAACATTGCTGGACCTGGGGTGTGGCACGGGTTGGTTTACCCGTAAGTTTGCGGATTTCGGGCAGATTGAATCGTTGAGTGGGGTTGATCTGTCGCCTGGAATGTTGGAACAGGCTCGCAAGAATGGGCACGCGGGAATCAGCTGGATCGTGGGCGATGCCGAACACCTGCCTTTGCCGGATAGCAGTGTCGATGTGATTTTCAGCAATCTCATGATTCAGTGGTGTGATGACCCCGGCGCCGTGCTTCGGGAATGCCGGCGGATCCTGCGGCCAGGTGGGGATCTGATGGTCTCCACACTCCTTGACGGTACGCTCCGTGAGTTGAAATCGGCCTGGCAGGCGGCGGATCCTGGCCATCAGCACGTAAATCGCTTCGAGACTGACCTTGCCTTGCAGGCCAAGGTGCGTGCCGAGTTACCGGATGCCGTTGTTGAAGAACGCACTATCAGCTTACCCTACGAATCGCCGATGGCCCTGGCGGGTGAGCTTCGCCATCTTGGCGCGGGCTTCCGCGGCGCTGGCCGGCGACGAGCGGCCACGGCACCGGGGCGGATGCGGGAAATGTGCAGGCAGTACCCCAAAGAGCCGGACGGCACTATCATGGCAAGCTATGAGGCTGCCTGGGTGTACTGGCAGAAACCGTAA
- a CDS encoding alpha/beta fold hydrolase, which produces MSSCRVCPRLVVVAGWGVRAEMLSGLYGYWPGEVVAVSLDDELLSRCQSLSEVTDELLSLYPEPSVWMGWSLGSQVVMEAAGRETGAVSCVITLGGFPKFVADERWLNGMAESDFRAFARGIRRDPQRYWLHFLLLMINGSADEKLERQRLKPWLEKGTLVSHEHLVTSLAWLESGDQRALWRSLATPALHVMGENDIVVRSWAGDLAIPTSSGHAVVPGMAHWPGGCSASDCWEAIQAFFATQKALSWAL; this is translated from the coding sequence ATGAGTTCCTGCAGGGTCTGTCCGCGTCTGGTGGTGGTTGCTGGCTGGGGCGTTCGTGCAGAGATGTTATCTGGGCTCTATGGCTATTGGCCGGGGGAGGTGGTTGCCGTGTCTCTGGACGATGAGCTGCTGAGCCGCTGCCAGTCTCTCTCGGAGGTGACGGACGAGCTGTTGTCACTTTATCCGGAGCCGTCAGTTTGGATGGGCTGGTCCCTGGGCAGTCAGGTTGTGATGGAGGCCGCCGGGCGTGAGACCGGTGCAGTGTCCTGTGTTATTACCCTCGGTGGTTTTCCGAAGTTTGTGGCCGACGAACGCTGGCTCAATGGTATGGCGGAAAGCGACTTTCGGGCGTTTGCCCGTGGTATCCGCCGGGACCCACAGCGCTACTGGCTGCATTTTCTGTTGTTGATGATCAACGGTTCTGCGGACGAAAAACTGGAGCGGCAGAGGCTCAAGCCGTGGCTTGAGAAAGGCACTCTGGTCTCGCATGAACACCTCGTCACGAGTCTTGCCTGGCTGGAAAGCGGGGATCAGAGGGCGTTATGGCGTTCACTCGCCACACCGGCCCTTCATGTGATGGGTGAGAACGATATTGTGGTCAGGTCGTGGGCGGGTGATCTCGCTATTCCGACGTCAAGCGGTCATGCGGTTGTACCGGGTATGGCGCACTGGCCGGGCGGCTGCTCGGCTTCGGATTGCTGGGAGGCGATACAGGCGTTTTTTGCCACTCAAAAGGCGTTGTCATGGGCGTTATGA
- the bioD gene encoding dethiobiotin synthase, giving the protein MAKQSFFVTGTDTGVGKTLVSAAILQAAKAMGKHTLAMKPIASGCDRTPEGLRNEDALILQNAITEPLAYELINPVALEPAIAPHVAAEQAGRHITSDRLVGFCRGLQIRPADLLLVEGAGGWRVPLNDRETYSEFPRQLSMPVILVVSLRLGCINHALLTAEAIRSDGLRVAGWVANRTEPEPMSCEQDTLNYLVNHMGAPCLGILPWLEQARPEILAGYLNIDGLFEN; this is encoded by the coding sequence ATGGCCAAGCAATCCTTTTTCGTAACGGGCACCGACACCGGGGTTGGGAAAACCCTGGTATCCGCAGCCATTCTTCAGGCGGCAAAGGCCATGGGTAAGCACACCCTGGCGATGAAGCCCATCGCCTCGGGTTGCGATCGGACGCCGGAAGGCCTTCGCAACGAAGATGCCCTTATCCTGCAGAACGCCATTACTGAGCCACTGGCCTACGAGTTGATCAACCCGGTGGCGCTAGAGCCTGCCATTGCACCGCATGTTGCGGCTGAGCAGGCTGGGCGACACATTACATCTGATCGTCTGGTTGGATTCTGCCGCGGATTGCAGATTCGTCCGGCGGACCTTCTGCTGGTTGAGGGTGCCGGCGGCTGGCGGGTCCCGCTTAACGATCGGGAAACCTATTCAGAGTTTCCGCGCCAGCTGTCCATGCCGGTCATTCTCGTGGTTTCACTGCGCCTTGGCTGTATTAATCATGCGCTTCTTACGGCAGAGGCCATCAGAAGTGACGGTCTCAGAGTGGCAGGGTGGGTTGCCAATCGCACCGAGCCTGAACCCATGAGTTGCGAACAGGACACCCTGAACTATCTGGTTAACCACATGGGAGCGCCCTGTCTGGGTATTCTTCCGTGGCTGGAGCAGGCGCGGCCTGAAATACTGGCTGGTTATCTGAATATCGATGGGCTGTTTGAAAATTGA
- a CDS encoding flagellar basal body rod C-terminal domain-containing protein — translation MISNTLAVGIQGIQDGMVGMENAARKIARGGTDGPQGTAEGAGSLVEPIVDLKIYERSVEASAQVVKTADETLGTLLDIMA, via the coding sequence ATGATCAGTAACACTCTTGCAGTTGGGATTCAGGGCATCCAGGATGGCATGGTGGGTATGGAAAATGCCGCCCGCAAGATTGCTCGTGGTGGTACTGATGGTCCCCAGGGGACCGCGGAAGGCGCGGGCAGCCTCGTTGAACCCATTGTTGATCTCAAGATTTACGAGCGAAGTGTCGAAGCGTCCGCACAAGTGGTGAAAACCGCTGACGAAACACTCGGAACGCTGCTTGATATCATGGCCTGA
- a CDS encoding putative metalloprotease CJM1_0395 family protein, translating into MLSSLPPAPPPIPAASFQGQVSPRVQATGPVSAKPEAPTAGARSTEAAGKAESARENPDSGPRSGESDNPQGLTEQELKQLTELKARDREVRAHEAAHQAVGGQYAGAMSFTYQRGPDGAQYAVGGEVSIDLSPVQGDPQATIEKMRIVRAAAMAPAEPSGQDRAVAAQAMQIMLQAQSELAAETGASSRTASDAYREVSAMGESDQSGDENRVSSFQPVSA; encoded by the coding sequence GTGCTTTCATCTCTCCCCCCTGCTCCCCCACCTATCCCAGCGGCCTCGTTTCAGGGCCAGGTTTCTCCGCGAGTCCAGGCCACGGGCCCAGTATCGGCAAAGCCGGAGGCGCCGACCGCCGGAGCCAGATCTACTGAGGCTGCAGGCAAAGCCGAATCTGCGCGGGAAAATCCCGACTCCGGGCCCCGGAGCGGGGAATCCGACAATCCTCAGGGACTCACAGAGCAAGAGCTGAAACAACTGACCGAGCTGAAAGCGCGGGATCGTGAAGTTCGTGCCCACGAAGCCGCGCACCAGGCGGTTGGCGGCCAGTACGCCGGCGCCATGTCGTTCACCTACCAGCGGGGGCCTGACGGCGCCCAGTATGCGGTGGGAGGTGAAGTCTCCATTGATCTGTCCCCGGTGCAGGGTGATCCCCAGGCCACTATCGAGAAAATGCGAATTGTCCGGGCGGCGGCCATGGCGCCGGCGGAGCCGTCCGGCCAGGATCGAGCGGTGGCTGCCCAGGCGATGCAGATCATGCTCCAGGCCCAGTCGGAGCTGGCCGCCGAAACGGGCGCTTCGTCAAGAACCGCGAGCGATGCTTATCGTGAGGTCTCCGCCATGGGAGAGTCTGATCAGAGTGGTGACGAAAACCGCGTTTCTTCTTTCCAACCGGTGTCTGCCTGA